A portion of the Treponema rectale genome contains these proteins:
- a CDS encoding CdaR family protein, with amino-acid sequence MNKLLENWPVKILCFIAAVLIFFFHEMSTLSSKSYMIPVTVLENGEMTLASEADESRMVKVTVKSRRENLADITEGDFKAFLDMNSVKEPGRAAVDINVTPDSKVMLIDPLELSFSPRTLYVPVEEYVSRYVPVKPTVTGSAAYGYEMVNYNVVPDVVLIEGPESSVNSIEYLSTESVSLNGASRDVVAVSSILHTNRRITVPSAENYKVVLYVRPVGTSRIIKNIPVVFKNIPESLFVTNQEEIVDVTVEGSMLALDKLSSSDFVCAADLNSVDSEGSHVVRLSVTGPKDIDIIKVSRSEITVYLSSGEPSAVEDDGTFTETEFPAGEAAVEITEEQ; translated from the coding sequence ATGAATAAGTTACTGGAAAACTGGCCGGTAAAGATTTTGTGTTTTATTGCTGCAGTGCTGATTTTCTTTTTTCATGAAATGTCTACACTGTCTTCAAAAAGCTATATGATTCCCGTTACGGTTCTTGAAAATGGAGAGATGACCCTTGCTTCAGAGGCAGATGAATCCCGCATGGTAAAGGTAACGGTAAAAAGCCGCCGGGAAAATCTGGCAGACATTACGGAAGGTGATTTCAAGGCTTTTCTTGATATGAACTCAGTAAAGGAACCTGGAAGGGCTGCCGTTGACATTAATGTAACTCCTGATTCCAAAGTCATGCTCATCGATCCTCTGGAACTTTCTTTTTCTCCAAGAACGCTTTATGTACCAGTGGAAGAATATGTTTCCCGCTATGTTCCTGTGAAGCCTACTGTTACAGGAAGTGCAGCTTATGGATATGAGATGGTTAATTACAATGTAGTACCGGATGTTGTTCTTATTGAGGGGCCTGAAAGTTCCGTTAACTCCATTGAATACCTTTCTACGGAAAGCGTTTCCCTTAATGGTGCTTCAAGAGATGTGGTTGCGGTGTCTTCCATCCTTCATACCAACAGGCGAATAACGGTTCCCTCAGCTGAAAACTATAAGGTTGTACTGTATGTCCGTCCTGTGGGAACAAGTCGTATTATTAAGAATATACCGGTAGTGTTTAAGAATATTCCTGAAAGTCTTTTTGTTACAAATCAGGAAGAGATTGTTGATGTTACCGTTGAAGGCAGCATGCTTGCCCTCGATAAGCTTTCTTCTTCTGACTTTGTCTGTGCTGCAGATTTGAATTCTGTTGACAGTGAAGGCAGCCATGTTGTCCGTCTTTCGGTTACAGGACCTAAGGATATAGATATAATTAAGGTCAGCAGGTCTGAAATTACAGTTTATCTTTCTTCAGGAGAACCTTCTGCTGTTGAAGATGACGGAACTTTTACGGAAACAGAATTTCCAGCCGGGGAAGCTGCCGTTGAAATTACGGAGGAACAATGA
- the acpS gene encoding holo-ACP synthase encodes MIFGIGTDIVETRRLEKWIEKSLIRRFFNEKEIAVLNENSSMQRKCEYYASRFAAKEAFSKALGTGLSGFDLKDVYTIIDETGKPALALEGRALQRVKELCGKNFVLHLSLTHEKEYALAFVVMEKLD; translated from the coding sequence ATGATATTTGGAATCGGAACGGATATCGTTGAAACCCGAAGACTGGAGAAGTGGATAGAAAAGTCCCTTATCCGCCGTTTTTTTAATGAAAAGGAAATTGCTGTTTTGAACGAAAACTCTTCCATGCAGCGTAAATGTGAATACTATGCCAGCCGCTTTGCTGCCAAGGAAGCTTTTTCCAAGGCTTTGGGAACAGGCCTCAGTGGTTTTGATTTAAAAGATGTGTATACTATAATTGATGAGACCGGAAAGCCGGCTCTCGCACTTGAAGGAAGGGCTCTGCAGCGGGTAAAGGAACTGTGCGGAAAGAATTTTGTTCTTCACCTGTCGCTGACTCACGAAAAAGAGTATGCCCTGGCGTTTGTCGTAATGGAAAAACTTGATTAA
- a CDS encoding DUF2225 domain-containing protein: MPVKKFVESDDKKPAISYWAKEKIICPVCHKPFEKEVMHKGSGRMIAGSLTDELHRNFEPSKKYGRVYPLIYDIGCCPKCHCAFFWKDFTDIKDASSLDRIMSDEDHRREAVEAIFPYYNLREQRSLYDGAAMYYLALLCYEKVDIAYAPTFKRAMLCLRLAWLCKDIERVCPGHNYNYVADVFYRKALFFYQQTLINETGRIESIETVGNFGPDMDKNYGYDGVIYLCGLLEYKYGQHEDEELRLKKLDESKRSIARIFGLGKSSKSKPGPLLDVARSLYDKLTAELSANNIFSEDD, from the coding sequence ATGCCGGTAAAGAAGTTTGTAGAGTCTGATGATAAAAAACCTGCCATTTCTTATTGGGCCAAAGAAAAAATCATATGTCCCGTATGTCATAAGCCTTTTGAAAAGGAAGTCATGCATAAGGGAAGCGGCCGTATGATTGCAGGCAGTCTTACTGATGAACTTCACAGAAATTTTGAACCGTCAAAAAAATACGGAAGGGTTTATCCGCTTATTTATGATATCGGCTGCTGTCCTAAATGTCACTGTGCTTTTTTCTGGAAGGATTTTACGGATATTAAGGATGCTTCTTCCCTGGACAGAATTATGAGTGATGAGGATCACCGCCGTGAAGCTGTAGAGGCAATTTTCCCGTATTATAACCTCAGGGAACAGAGAAGTCTTTATGACGGGGCAGCCATGTATTATCTTGCCCTTCTTTGTTATGAAAAAGTAGATATTGCCTATGCTCCTACCTTCAAAAGGGCCATGCTCTGCCTCAGGCTTGCGTGGTTGTGCAAGGATATAGAGAGGGTTTGCCCCGGACACAACTATAATTATGTAGCGGATGTTTTTTACCGCAAGGCACTGTTTTTTTATCAGCAGACCCTTATAAACGAGACGGGCCGCATAGAATCCATTGAGACTGTAGGTAATTTTGGTCCTGACATGGATAAGAATTACGGCTATGACGGTGTAATTTACCTCTGCGGTCTTCTGGAATATAAGTACGGTCAGCATGAAGATGAGGAGCTCCGCCTTAAAAAGCTGGATGAATCAAAAAGATCGATTGCAAGAATTTTCGGTCTCGGAAAATCTTCAAAAAGCAAACCTGGTCCGCTTCTGGATGTTGCCAGAAGTCTTTATGACAAGCTGACTGCAGAACTTTCTGCAAATAATATTTTTAGTGAAGACGACTGA
- the truA gene encoding tRNA pseudouridine(38-40) synthase TruA: protein MQNILLTVSYDGTDFCGWQRQDKSDGGKPVRTVQGEMEAALEKMFSQKINLYGSGRTDSGVHAMGQAANFISPADGIPEENYIRALNGMLPRDIRILDVKKVAPDFNSRFCATSRKYRYFISTAAAVPADRSRYVWCIARKPDLSVLNDMCSCLKGETDCATFAAAGDQSLSTNRYIDGARFYAQDENTIVFEIEANAFLWKMVRSLTGSLIMGEKKGFDGQWFKELLESRTRSNSLFTAPPDGLFLWEVRFDGIRRHV from the coding sequence ATGCAGAATATTCTTCTTACAGTTTCATATGACGGAACGGACTTCTGCGGATGGCAGAGACAGGATAAGTCTGACGGCGGAAAGCCGGTGCGCACAGTTCAGGGGGAGATGGAAGCTGCCCTTGAAAAAATGTTTTCTCAGAAAATCAATCTTTACGGGAGCGGACGTACTGACAGCGGTGTTCATGCCATGGGGCAGGCTGCGAATTTTATTTCTCCTGCCGACGGAATACCTGAGGAAAACTATATCAGGGCATTAAACGGAATGCTTCCAAGGGACATAAGGATTCTTGATGTAAAGAAAGTTGCTCCGGATTTTAATTCAAGATTCTGCGCGACTTCAAGAAAATACAGGTATTTCATTTCTACAGCTGCTGCGGTTCCTGCCGACCGAAGCCGGTATGTATGGTGTATAGCCCGCAAACCTGATCTTAGTGTACTCAACGACATGTGTTCCTGCCTTAAAGGAGAGACGGACTGTGCGACTTTTGCTGCAGCAGGAGATCAGAGCCTTTCTACTAACCGCTATATTGACGGGGCCCGTTTTTACGCTCAGGATGAAAATACCATTGTTTTTGAAATAGAGGCAAATGCTTTTTTATGGAAAATGGTCAGGTCACTGACAGGAAGCCTTATTATGGGAGAAAAAAAAGGTTTTGACGGACAGTGGTTTAAGGAACTTCTTGAAAGCAGGACAAGGTCAAACAGCCTGTTTACAGCTCCTCCGGACGGTCTTTTTCTATGGGAAGTAAGATTTGACGGTATCAGGCGGCATGTCTGA
- the priA gene encoding replication restart helicase PriA: protein MKQRFIDVVLNVPLDQTFIYREPECSENETPPEDVFGRRVEVRFGNRKLTGFAVRSYDEYPQECGVPLEKIRSAVKWTDEEPLLTQELYSIAQWMRKYYICTIGECVSVMVPSGKRESSEAGFAFSDDESSFEKKELSEEQKEAVRGITGDNPKLFHYLYGMTGSGKTEVFLTAAEKKLQEGKGVIYLVPEIGLTPQVVRAVTKRFGNTAAVLHSSLTPSQRLAQWNRILKKEARVVIGARTAVFAPVPDLGMIIIDEEHDSSYKSGSSPRYHARQVAMFRSLKNKIPLVMGSATPSVESWHSMQQGTIIKHTLTRRLAGGSLPAIKTVNLSLQKQSQNCISGELEQEIRETLKEKKQVILFLNRRGFTHFFRCNSCGYEIKCRQCSVSLTYHKSENRLRCHYCGYSIQPPQQCPKCGSLDVGYFGFGTEYIENTVRVKFPNARIIRVDTDSLKKKGELEEKIDAFRKGEYDILLGTQMVAKGLNFPNLKTVGVVLADTSLHLPDFRAGEKTFALLTQVAGRAGRFSPDGKVIIQSYSPDREAVKLAAENDIETFYRNELAERQMLSFPPFSRLLRLVFRSQIKEEAENTCRQAAVILNEMTDENTPADILGPAECPLVMVSGNYRWQLLLRSRKAEVLQKLASALIRQYAPPRNVYIEIDMDPVSMM from the coding sequence ATGAAACAGCGTTTTATAGATGTAGTCCTTAACGTTCCCCTTGACCAGACCTTCATCTACAGAGAGCCTGAATGCTCAGAAAACGAAACTCCTCCGGAAGACGTATTCGGACGCAGGGTTGAAGTCAGGTTCGGAAACAGAAAACTTACGGGATTTGCAGTCAGAAGCTACGATGAATATCCGCAGGAATGCGGTGTTCCCCTTGAAAAAATAAGAAGTGCCGTAAAATGGACGGACGAAGAACCTTTACTTACTCAGGAACTGTACTCAATCGCACAGTGGATGAGAAAATACTATATCTGCACCATAGGAGAATGCGTTTCCGTTATGGTTCCCTCAGGAAAAAGGGAAAGTTCTGAAGCAGGATTTGCCTTTTCTGATGATGAATCGAGTTTTGAAAAAAAAGAACTCAGCGAAGAACAGAAAGAAGCTGTAAGGGGAATAACCGGGGATAATCCGAAACTTTTCCATTATCTTTACGGAATGACCGGCAGCGGTAAAACGGAAGTATTCCTGACAGCCGCAGAAAAAAAACTGCAGGAAGGTAAAGGCGTTATTTATCTCGTTCCGGAAATAGGACTGACTCCTCAGGTTGTCAGGGCTGTAACAAAACGGTTCGGAAATACGGCAGCCGTACTGCACTCATCCCTTACGCCAAGCCAGAGACTTGCCCAATGGAACCGCATACTCAAAAAGGAAGCAAGAGTCGTTATAGGAGCAAGAACGGCGGTTTTTGCACCTGTTCCGGATCTGGGAATGATAATAATCGATGAGGAACATGACTCTTCATACAAATCAGGTTCTTCACCGCGATACCATGCCCGTCAGGTAGCCATGTTCCGCAGCCTTAAGAATAAGATTCCGCTGGTTATGGGGTCAGCAACCCCTTCTGTAGAAAGCTGGCATTCAATGCAGCAGGGAACAATCATAAAACACACCCTTACAAGAAGACTTGCGGGAGGAAGCCTTCCTGCAATAAAAACCGTAAACTTAAGCCTTCAGAAACAGAGCCAGAACTGCATTTCAGGCGAACTTGAACAGGAAATCAGGGAAACACTCAAAGAAAAGAAGCAGGTCATTCTTTTTCTCAACAGAAGGGGCTTTACACATTTTTTCAGGTGCAACAGCTGCGGCTACGAAATCAAATGCCGGCAGTGCTCCGTAAGCCTTACTTACCATAAAAGTGAAAACCGTCTCAGATGCCATTACTGCGGATACAGCATACAGCCGCCTCAGCAGTGTCCGAAATGCGGTTCCCTTGACGTCGGATATTTCGGATTCGGAACGGAATACATAGAAAACACGGTACGGGTAAAATTTCCCAATGCCAGAATCATCAGGGTTGATACGGACTCCCTTAAGAAAAAAGGCGAGCTGGAAGAAAAAATAGATGCCTTCAGAAAAGGCGAATATGACATTCTGCTTGGAACACAAATGGTTGCAAAAGGATTGAATTTTCCAAACCTTAAAACTGTAGGCGTAGTGCTGGCAGACACTTCACTGCACCTGCCGGATTTCAGGGCCGGAGAAAAAACCTTTGCCCTGCTTACACAGGTTGCAGGACGGGCAGGAAGGTTCTCCCCTGACGGAAAAGTAATAATACAGAGTTACAGTCCTGACCGGGAAGCCGTAAAACTGGCCGCTGAAAACGACATTGAAACTTTCTACAGAAATGAACTTGCAGAAAGGCAGATGCTGTCTTTTCCACCCTTCAGCAGGCTTCTGCGCCTCGTATTCAGGTCTCAGATAAAAGAAGAAGCGGAAAATACCTGCAGGCAGGCAGCTGTGATTCTGAATGAAATGACAGACGAAAATACTCCTGCTGATATTCTCGGACCTGCAGAATGCCCTCTTGTCATGGTATCCGGCAACTACAGATGGCAGCTTCTGCTCAGGAGCCGTAAGGCGGAAGTCCTGCAGAAACTGGCTTCTGCACTTATAAGGCAGTACGCCCCTCCAAGAAATGTCTATATTGAAATCGACATGGATCCCGTAAGCATGATGTAA
- a CDS encoding uracil-DNA glycosylase yields MKAAEKERIYELLKNASSWVCGCTAPEFKGEIPPFEDDFEEIIESPAKNIHSQPVENKAPVREASNNPQSAPSQKQDQEEQKLPALNSKIRSCTNCILSRTSAIPFPGNGVNNPAVLVIGEAPMEDREKNLLSFAEETDVLLSKMLSAINLSVRANCFVTTSVKCLPPQNRSPMKDEQDACYGFLQAQICYLKPSVILVMGRTSAQHMLKTDQIINSIRGKFHDFNGTPLAVTFSPQQVLQDAGLKRPVWEDLKMVRAKLQEIKPDYDASFRNMISGQK; encoded by the coding sequence ATGAAAGCAGCTGAAAAAGAAAGAATCTACGAATTACTCAAAAATGCATCATCATGGGTCTGCGGATGTACAGCTCCGGAATTTAAAGGAGAAATTCCGCCTTTTGAAGACGATTTTGAAGAAATAATTGAATCTCCGGCAAAAAATATACACTCACAGCCCGTTGAAAATAAAGCTCCTGTCCGTGAAGCCAGTAATAATCCTCAGTCTGCGCCATCTCAGAAACAGGATCAGGAGGAGCAGAAACTTCCGGCACTGAATTCAAAAATAAGAAGCTGCACAAACTGCATTTTAAGCCGCACCTCTGCAATTCCATTTCCCGGAAACGGCGTAAACAATCCTGCCGTGCTGGTAATCGGAGAAGCCCCGATGGAAGACCGGGAAAAGAACCTGCTGTCCTTTGCAGAAGAAACAGACGTCCTTCTTTCAAAAATGCTGTCTGCAATAAACCTTTCCGTACGGGCAAACTGTTTTGTTACGACATCCGTAAAATGCCTGCCTCCTCAAAACCGTTCACCAATGAAAGATGAACAGGATGCATGCTACGGATTTTTACAGGCCCAGATATGCTATTTAAAACCTTCCGTAATACTTGTTATGGGAAGAACCAGTGCCCAGCACATGCTGAAAACTGACCAGATAATCAACAGCATCAGGGGAAAATTCCATGACTTCAACGGAACTCCTCTTGCAGTAACCTTCTCTCCCCAGCAGGTACTTCAGGATGCCGGCCTTAAGCGTCCCGTATGGGAAGACCTTAAAATGGTCAGGGCAAAGCTTCAGGAAATAAAGCCGGACTATGACGCTTCATTCAGAAACATGATTTCAGGACAGAAATGA
- a CDS encoding glycosyltransferase, translated as MNIALFTDSYLPTKSGIVTVVVQLKKILEEYGHNVVVITVNCHEIDEDAPEEKNVLRVKSIKTVYGNHQYIGIPSRHKVVAFLKEHNVQLIHAHTEFFVGHCATVAGKKLGIPVIATTHTMWEDYYRYYLKIGKVIPKKAIRKIVRVLYKRFYAFINVSEKARNYFKQPFMLPETPSAVIPNAIDASRFSQRSCSEEEKTALRKKLGIQEGDRVVLYVGRIVEEKRLKELYEIMKHVVQKKDGIKMLFVGSGAMEEPLREQCRNEGLSSRIIFTGFIDWTELYMYYDISDLFVTASLSEMHSMTILEALVSAKPVVCRRDTSFSDTVFDGKDGYYADTDRQMEDKILKLLEDTELMKKMGEEAKKVSESFTLDIHGRRTLAFYELVMKTFPRKVTSEMLKKAVESVSR; from the coding sequence ATGAACATTGCATTGTTTACCGACAGCTATCTGCCTACAAAAAGCGGAATAGTTACTGTTGTGGTACAGTTAAAAAAGATATTAGAGGAATACGGGCATAACGTTGTAGTGATAACAGTCAATTGTCATGAAATTGATGAAGATGCCCCGGAAGAAAAGAACGTCCTCAGAGTAAAATCGATAAAGACAGTTTACGGAAATCATCAGTATATAGGGATTCCCTCCAGGCATAAGGTTGTTGCTTTCCTGAAGGAACATAATGTTCAGCTTATTCATGCCCACACGGAATTTTTTGTCGGACACTGTGCTACCGTTGCGGGAAAAAAACTTGGGATACCGGTAATTGCAACTACCCATACAATGTGGGAGGATTATTACCGTTATTATCTTAAAATCGGAAAAGTCATTCCTAAAAAAGCAATCAGAAAAATAGTCCGCGTTCTTTACAAGCGCTTCTATGCATTCATAAACGTATCGGAAAAGGCCAGAAATTATTTTAAGCAGCCGTTCATGCTTCCGGAGACTCCAAGTGCAGTAATTCCCAATGCCATTGATGCCTCCAGGTTTTCTCAGCGCAGCTGTTCTGAAGAAGAAAAGACTGCCTTAAGGAAAAAACTGGGTATTCAGGAAGGGGACAGGGTCGTGCTCTATGTGGGCCGCATAGTGGAGGAAAAACGCCTTAAGGAACTTTATGAGATAATGAAGCATGTCGTACAGAAAAAGGACGGCATAAAGATGCTTTTTGTTGGTTCCGGAGCAATGGAAGAACCTTTAAGGGAACAGTGCCGGAATGAAGGACTTTCTTCCAGAATAATATTTACGGGATTCATTGACTGGACTGAACTGTACATGTACTACGACATAAGTGACCTGTTCGTTACGGCATCCCTTTCTGAAATGCACTCCATGACCATTCTTGAAGCCCTGGTATCAGCAAAACCGGTGGTATGCCGCAGGGACACTAGTTTTTCTGATACTGTATTTGACGGAAAGGACGGTTATTACGCGGATACTGACAGGCAGATGGAGGATAAGATACTGAAGCTGCTTGAGGATACTGAACTTATGAAAAAGATGGGGGAAGAAGCTAAAAAAGTTTCTGAATCCTTTACCCTTGACATACACGGAAGGCGGACTCTTGCTTTTTATGAACTCGTAATGAAGACTTTTCCGAGAAAAGTAACTTCTGAGATGCTGAAGAAAGCCGTAGAAAGCGTTTCCCGTTAA
- the thiI gene encoding tRNA uracil 4-sulfurtransferase ThiI codes for MKNNQVNLEVYNQMYLGKLGELTLKGSNVKVFEKQLLTNVKYALSGLPAKMWLSSGRLYIACKEECCAAVEYALDHLIGITGWAKVRCVEKTIDAIKAAVREEGLAAKASGAKSFKIDARREDKAFELNSYEIAIQAAGVLFDDNTLAVDVHHPDAVINVEVRDKCYVYCAQKKTCRGLPVGVSGKGLLLLSGGIDSPVAGYRMMRRGMKVDCIYFHSYPYTSEEAQKKVEDLAKIIGQFGVETYLNVIPFTQVQMHIKSHSPENYSTLMLRLCMMKCANLLAPRTGAQAIITGESLGQVASQTNENMACTESFAEYPLYRPLIGLDKEEIINTAEFLGTYPISILPYEDCCVLFSPRHPVLRAPVEEAKRIYDEMKIDELVQKAFDERKIIHFSIQDSIKEQFGQ; via the coding sequence ATGAAAAATAATCAGGTTAATCTTGAAGTATACAACCAGATGTATCTCGGAAAACTTGGAGAACTTACTCTAAAGGGTTCCAATGTCAAAGTTTTCGAAAAGCAGCTTTTAACTAATGTAAAGTATGCTTTATCAGGACTTCCTGCAAAAATGTGGCTTTCTTCCGGAAGACTCTATATTGCATGTAAGGAAGAGTGTTGTGCTGCTGTTGAATATGCCCTTGATCACCTTATAGGAATAACAGGCTGGGCTAAGGTTCGCTGTGTAGAAAAAACAATAGATGCCATTAAGGCTGCCGTCAGGGAAGAAGGTCTGGCTGCAAAGGCTTCAGGGGCAAAGTCCTTTAAGATTGATGCAAGGCGTGAAGATAAAGCTTTTGAATTGAACTCCTATGAAATTGCCATCCAGGCAGCAGGGGTACTTTTTGATGATAATACTCTTGCAGTAGATGTTCATCATCCTGATGCTGTAATAAATGTGGAAGTTCGGGATAAGTGCTATGTTTACTGTGCTCAGAAAAAGACCTGCCGTGGACTTCCTGTTGGAGTAAGCGGAAAGGGACTTCTTCTTTTAAGCGGAGGAATAGACAGTCCTGTTGCCGGTTACCGCATGATGCGCCGGGGAATGAAAGTGGACTGTATTTATTTTCATTCATATCCTTATACATCTGAAGAAGCTCAGAAAAAGGTTGAGGATCTTGCAAAAATAATAGGTCAGTTCGGAGTAGAAACCTATCTGAATGTCATTCCGTTTACTCAGGTTCAGATGCACATAAAGTCTCATTCTCCGGAAAACTATTCAACCCTCATGCTCAGACTCTGCATGATGAAGTGTGCAAATCTTCTGGCTCCAAGAACAGGTGCCCAGGCAATAATTACAGGAGAAAGCCTCGGTCAGGTTGCAAGTCAGACCAACGAAAATATGGCCTGTACGGAAAGTTTTGCAGAATATCCTCTGTACAGACCTCTTATAGGACTTGATAAAGAAGAAATTATTAACACTGCTGAATTTTTGGGAACTTATCCGATTTCCATACTTCCTTATGAAGACTGCTGTGTTCTTTTCAGTCCGCGCCATCCTGTTCTGAGGGCTCCTGTAGAAGAAGCTAAGAGAATTTATGATGAGATGAAAATTGATGAATTAGTTCAGAAAGCATTTGACGAACGTAAGATAATTCATTTTTCAATTCAGGATTCAATAAAGGAACAGTTTGGACAGTAA
- a CDS encoding hexokinase, whose amino-acid sequence MNRAAQAFLGAHNFQHHIDINTVAESILYDMHEGLCRRPAGQDMILTYSNPPEHSPVNKTVIVIDAGGTNFRSCLVTFDAEGNPSISEMEKTKMPGVERELSKKEFFDQFAANLEHLKDKANHIGFCFSYPMTITEDGDGVLIGFAKEVKAPEVNGCHVGAELKKVLKEHGWKNNLDVVLMNDTVSALLAGAAGCASGKKYSSYVGFILGTGMNGAYIQSECDCYPGVKKQIVVCESGKFIKLPSSDFDRAFDAKSQKPGTSILEKQCSGAYFGPVSYEMLMCAAKEGLFSENFAKKLLSLENLTLIEVDKFLHGPYSDSCVLGKIASESATPQDYEILFDLLDAVAERCARLAAAILTACVVKSGKGTSSIEPVCLLCNGTTFFKTYKVYDRVKGYLEEVLVKQRNLYFEIVEKDNDITFGTAIGAFRQ is encoded by the coding sequence ATGAACAGAGCCGCACAGGCCTTTTTAGGCGCTCACAATTTTCAACATCACATTGACATTAATACCGTTGCTGAATCAATTCTTTATGACATGCACGAGGGTCTCTGCCGCAGACCGGCCGGACAGGACATGATTCTTACTTATTCCAATCCTCCTGAGCATTCACCTGTTAATAAGACTGTTATCGTAATTGACGCCGGTGGAACTAATTTCCGTTCCTGCCTTGTTACTTTTGACGCTGAGGGCAATCCTTCAATCTCCGAAATGGAAAAAACAAAGATGCCTGGAGTTGAGAGGGAACTTTCAAAAAAAGAATTTTTTGATCAGTTTGCAGCTAATCTTGAGCATTTAAAGGATAAGGCTAATCATATCGGTTTCTGTTTTTCTTATCCTATGACCATTACAGAAGACGGAGACGGCGTTCTTATCGGTTTTGCAAAGGAAGTAAAGGCTCCTGAAGTTAACGGCTGTCATGTAGGCGCTGAACTTAAAAAGGTTCTTAAGGAACACGGCTGGAAAAATAATCTTGATGTTGTCCTCATGAATGATACTGTATCGGCCCTTCTTGCCGGAGCTGCAGGCTGTGCTTCAGGAAAGAAATATTCTTCTTACGTAGGATTTATTCTTGGAACCGGTATGAACGGTGCGTATATTCAGAGTGAATGTGACTGTTATCCTGGAGTAAAAAAGCAGATTGTTGTATGTGAGAGCGGAAAATTCATAAAGCTTCCGTCTTCTGATTTTGACAGGGCCTTTGATGCTAAAAGCCAGAAACCTGGAACTTCAATTCTTGAAAAACAGTGTTCCGGTGCATATTTTGGACCTGTTTCTTATGAAATGCTTATGTGTGCGGCAAAGGAAGGTCTTTTTTCTGAGAATTTTGCAAAAAAACTCCTTTCCCTTGAAAACCTTACACTTATTGAGGTTGATAAATTCCTTCACGGACCTTATAGTGATTCTTGTGTTCTCGGAAAAATCGCTTCTGAGAGTGCCACACCACAGGATTACGAGATTCTTTTTGATCTTCTGGATGCTGTGGCAGAACGCTGTGCCCGTCTTGCAGCTGCAATCCTTACGGCCTGTGTCGTAAAAAGCGGCAAAGGAACATCTTCTATTGAACCTGTATGTCTTCTGTGCAACGGTACGACTTTCTTTAAAACTTATAAGGTTTATGACCGTGTAAAGGGTTATCTTGAAGAAGTTCTTGTAAAACAGCGTAATCTTTATTTTGAAATTGTCGAAAAAGATAATGACATCACTTTCGGAACTGCTATAGGTGCATTCCGTCAGTAA
- a CDS encoding periplasmic-type flagellar collar protein FlbB — translation MGAKKALLKSLLLIILIIILSLFGILWFDFLGVIQAKSVFAPLYRLIGLAPQTSRSVSGLDDLELFDKDDDILKKRAQALNLEKEALSKRESDAAEKEQANILVAQELEDERLAFEEEKKTFNNRVKKYDDKYIRIEQLVSQFNGMAPAKAVDILVEMCSTDKQYVVDVLRAADDIAERDGTASNVSYWLSLMPKNISGELARLLVVKPANLE, via the coding sequence ATGGGTGCAAAAAAGGCTTTATTAAAATCGCTGCTATTGATTATTTTGATTATTATTCTTTCTCTTTTCGGAATACTCTGGTTCGATTTTTTGGGCGTAATACAGGCAAAGTCAGTTTTTGCTCCGCTGTACAGGCTCATAGGTCTTGCACCTCAGACTTCCCGCTCAGTTTCCGGTCTTGATGATCTGGAACTTTTTGATAAAGACGACGATATCCTTAAAAAAAGAGCTCAAGCCCTTAATCTTGAAAAAGAAGCCCTCTCAAAACGTGAGTCAGATGCGGCAGAAAAGGAACAGGCTAATATTCTTGTGGCTCAGGAACTGGAAGATGAACGGCTTGCCTTTGAAGAAGAGAAAAAAACATTCAACAACCGTGTAAAAAAATACGATGATAAATATATAAGAATCGAACAGCTGGTTTCGCAGTTTAACGGAATGGCTCCTGCAAAGGCAGTAGATATTCTTGTTGAAATGTGCAGTACGGACAAACAGTATGTTGTTGATGTCCTTCGTGCAGCTGATGATATTGCAGAACGTGACGGTACGGCTTCTAACGTAAGTTACTGGCTCAGCCTCATGCCTAAGAATATCTCAGGCGAACTTGCCAGACTTCTGGTTGTAAAACCCGCCAATCTGGAATAG